The Hymenobacter oligotrophus genome has a window encoding:
- a CDS encoding MFS transporter: protein MSTATLTGHATPRTHRLAVAAWFFLQGLIFASWASRIPTIQQRMGFSDATLGLVLLSLPAGQLPSLPLSGWLIHKYGSRRTGIAGAVVYSLALVGLGWAQAPWQLIPCMVVFGFASNLMNISINTQAVGVEELYERPIMASFHGMWSLAGFAGAALGTGMIAAGVMPEYHFLLVAVLILMGAVLTYASLLPHSPADSTAEQPFFVLPDRTLLGLGAIAFCALICEGAMFDWSGVYFKKVVQADKGWVGAGYTAFMSTMALGRFGADWLTSRLGAKWVIQLSGLLTAAGLLTAVLLPALPTALLGFMLVGFGTSSVVPLVFSAAGKSTVMPAGMALAAVSTIGFLGFLVGPPVIGLVAGATSLRLSFSLIALMGLCVAAVASKARV, encoded by the coding sequence ATGAGTACAGCAACACTAACGGGGCATGCCACCCCGCGCACGCACCGGCTTGCCGTGGCGGCTTGGTTTTTCTTGCAAGGGCTGATTTTCGCCAGCTGGGCATCGCGCATTCCTACCATTCAGCAGCGCATGGGATTTTCCGATGCCACGCTGGGCTTGGTGTTGTTGTCGTTGCCGGCGGGGCAACTGCCCTCGTTGCCGCTTTCGGGTTGGCTTATCCATAAGTACGGCAGCCGGCGCACGGGCATAGCCGGGGCCGTGGTGTACAGCTTGGCGCTGGTGGGGCTTGGCTGGGCCCAGGCGCCGTGGCAGCTAATACCTTGCATGGTAGTATTTGGCTTTGCCAGCAACCTCATGAATATCTCTATCAATACCCAGGCGGTAGGCGTGGAGGAGCTTTACGAGCGCCCCATTATGGCTTCGTTTCATGGCATGTGGAGCTTGGCCGGCTTTGCGGGGGCCGCGCTCGGCACGGGCATGATTGCGGCCGGCGTGATGCCCGAGTACCACTTTCTGCTGGTGGCGGTTCTGATTTTGATGGGCGCGGTGCTCACGTACGCGTCGCTGTTGCCGCACTCGCCCGCCGACTCGACTGCCGAGCAGCCGTTTTTTGTGCTGCCCGACCGAACGCTGCTAGGCCTAGGTGCCATTGCGTTTTGCGCCCTCATCTGCGAAGGGGCCATGTTCGACTGGAGCGGGGTGTACTTTAAAAAGGTGGTGCAGGCCGACAAAGGTTGGGTTGGCGCCGGCTACACGGCCTTTATGAGCACCATGGCCCTAGGTCGGTTTGGGGCCGATTGGCTTACCAGCCGGCTGGGGGCCAAGTGGGTAATTCAGCTCAGCGGCCTGCTTACGGCAGCGGGGCTGCTCACGGCGGTTTTGTTGCCGGCCCTGCCAACGGCCCTGCTCGGCTTTATGCTGGTGGGCTTCGGTACGTCGTCGGTGGTGCCGTTGGTGTTTAGCGCTGCGGGCAAGAGCACGGTAATGCCCGCCGGCATGGCCCTGGCGGCGGTTTCAACCATCGGCTTTCTGGGCTTTCTGGTTGGCCCGCCCGTTATCGGGCTCGTTGCAGGCGCCACCAGCTTGCGTCTTTCATTCTCCCTTATTGCCCTAATGGGCCTTTGCGTGGCCGCGGTAGCCAGCAAAGCACGGGTGTAA